A segment of the Symmachiella macrocystis genome:
ATGGCGAGTTGTATGGTGGCGGTTGATCGCTCCTCGCAAGCCAACGGTTGCCTGCAGGTGTTGCGGGGTTCGCATCTGATGGGACGTGTGAATCATATCACTGTCGGCGACCAGACCGGAGCCGACCCGGAACGGGTTGCGGTGGCGCTGGAACGTTTGGAGTTGGTCTATGTGGAACTTGATCCCGGTTCCGCTGTATTCTTTCATAGCAACTTGTTGCATCGCTCGGACCAGAACAAAAGTGTCGATCCACGGTGGACTCTGATTGCCTGTTACAACATGGCCCGCAACGACCCCTATAAGGAATCCCATCATCCACGGTACTCTCCTTTGGAAAGCTGGCCGGATGAGCGGATCAAAGAATTGGGGCGGACGCAATGGGAACAGATGCGCTCAGAGGTCTGATCCGGTGGAATTGAGCAGCAGGAAAACTTCACGAATCGTGGCGAAGTCGCCGGTATGAACTTGACGCAATGAGGCGCGCAGCGGCAAGATATGCTGAGTTAGTTATTGAGCTGCGCGAGGAATTGATGAGCGTTGTCGCTGATCGGTCCACAAGTGAAGAAAGATTCCGTTGGTTTTCGGTCATGGCGCTCCGTGATGGTCGCGGGCGATTAATGACATCAGCTGTTTCCGGGAGAGTCCTCATGAGTAAAGTCTTTGCGTTGTTGAGTACGACGATGATCGTCGCTGGTTTGATCACCGTGGCCACTGCGGCCGACGATGAAAAGCCGGTGGCCAAGCATTCCGTTAAAGAGGTGATGAAGGATGCCCACAAGTCGGGGCTCGTCAAGAAAGTCGTGGGCAAGACTGCCAGCGACGACGAACGTGAGCAGTTGGTGGAATTGTACATCGCCATGGCCCAGAACGACGCGCCGAAGGGGAGCCAAAAGGATTGGAAGATCCTGACATCCCGTTTGGTCGTGGCGGCGGCCGACGCGGCGGATGATCCCGAGAATGTCGACGCCTTAAAAAAGGTGACGAATTGTGGCGCTTGTCACAAGGTCCACAAGCCTGCCTAAGCAGATTGTGTCTACGAAGTTTTCGTGACCAGACAACCAACCCGTTGCTTTACGCAGCGGGTTGGTTTTTTTTATTGCAGCAACACGCTATTCCACGTCGGCATTGATGAACGATAGCGGGTGCGGCACAGTCGATGCTTGAGGGGATGCTTCCCATGACACTTCGTCGGGCAGGTCGGCTTGTTCTGTCGCGACTTCAGCCTTGCCCATGAACCGCTGAGCCTTGAGGACCTCGGCATGCAGGATTGGAAACTCCGGGATGTTGGCGTCCCATTCCAGCAGCGTCGAACTGCCGCCGGTCAGGTGGTGTGCCTCGCGGTACAGTTCCCACACGGAGTCAATCACATGACCGTCGTGCGTGTCGATGATGTGTGTGCCGCAATTCGTGTGGCCGGCCAGGTGAAACTGGACGACGCGGTCATGCGGCACGGCCTGTAGGTATTCCCGCGGATCCAAATCGTGGTTGTAGCAGGAAACGTAGATGTTGTTCACATCCAGCAGCAGTCCGCAATTAGTCTGCTCGGCCATGCGAGTGAGGAATTCCCATTCGCTGATCGTCGAGGCGGCAAAGGTGACGTAAGTGCTGGGGTTTTCCAATACGATCGGCCGCTCAAGCACATCTTGCACGATGCGAATCCGCTCGGTGACGTGCGCCAACGTCTCTTCGTTGAGTGGAATCGGCAACAGGTCGTGGGCATTTTGCCCGGCGACGCCGGTCCAGCACAAGTGGTCGGAGATCCACACGGCATTGATTTCGGCCCCGAGGCGTTTGAGCTTGGCCAGATATTCAAAATCGACCGGATCGGTGCTGCCGATCGACAACGAGACGCCATGCATCACCAGCGGATAGCGTTCGGCGATTTGGTCGAGGACATAACGCGGTCGGCCTTGCGAGTCGATGTAATTCTCGGAGATGATCTCAAACCAATCAACGTTGGGGTGGTGTTTGAGAATGTAGGGATAATGCACCGCCCGCAGTCCCACGCCAAAACCGAGGTTCGGATATCCCAGTCGCGGACTGCTCATCATGCTCTCCAAAAATCAACGCCGTGTAACCGCAATGCAGCGTTTGCACGGCGTGCTTATCCGTCAGCCCCCGACTTCGCCGGGGGGCCGCACATTGAATCTCCGATCCATTAACCTTTAGCGGGTGCCGCACCAACCGGTTCACCGGCAGCTTTGCGTTCTGCTTCGAATGCCGTGCGAACTTTTTCCCAAGTGCCGTCCATCAACGGGACAGCGCATTCGCCTTTGCCGGCACACTCGTTTTTGCCAGCAGTCTCACCGCATCCGCCTTCGCCCTTGCATTCATTTTGTGTATGGCAGGTATGTGCTTTAGCCGTAGCGCACGTGCCTTGTCCGGCGCAAGCATTGTTGCCATCGGCTCCCTGGCCCTTGCAAGCATTCAATCCGCGGCAGACATGTTTTTCCGCTGCAGCGACATCCGTCCCGGTTTCGGGAGTTTCTGTGCTGCCGGTTTCGCTACCGCCGGAGGCGGGGGCGGGCTCTTCGCTGCCGCCGCAACCAATGGCTGTCCCAGCCAGCATGCCACCAAACGCGGCGACGGTGAACTTACTGAAATCTCTGCGGTTCAATTCCGATGGTTTCATTTCGATCCTCACCTGGTAAATGTATGTCCGCCCGGCTTCCCAATCATAGAGTTCACGAGCGTCCGTATCGTATCAACGGCTTAGTCGGGTGTGTAGTGTTGCGGGAATTTCCATTGCCCCGAACCGCCGCCGCTCAGTCTCTCAGAGCGGTCCGACGATTTCTGTGAAGCGTCCCACAAAACGGCAGCGAGGTTCTCAGCGGCGTGTGGCGCAAAGCGGCGGTTATTCGGCGGCGTGCGGAATGTCCTTGCCTTCGAGCTCATGCAGCGCATTGCGGGCTGCACGTTGCTCGGCCTCCTTTTTCGTCGCTCCCCAAGCGGCGGCGTAGTTTTGGCTTTCGATCACAGCTGCGACCTTAAAGCTCTTGGAGTGGTCGGGACCTTGTTCGTCCAGCAGGGAATAGATGGGAGTGGCGCCCATGAGTTTTTGCGTGTGCTGCTGGAGCAGGCTTTTGAAGTTGCGACCGTGATGTGACTCAGAGGCCAAAGCGATTTCCGGGGCCATGAATCGTCCTACCAGCGCATGCGCCGGCTCCCAACCCCCATCGATATAGACACCCGCAATGATCGATTCCAACACGGCCGCCATGACCGATGTGGGGACTGTGTCGTGAATACTCAAGCCACGCCCCAGCAATAAAAAGTCTTGAAATCCCAACGCGGTGCTGACCTTTGCGCACGAATTCCGGCTAACGACAATGGATTTGATCCGCGTCATTTCACCTTCGGGGTAGTCGGGGAATTGCAGGTAGAGCATTTCGCAAACCACACCGCCCAGAATGGCGTCACCCAGAAACTCCAAACGTTCGTTGGAGGCCAACCGATGAGTGGCGATCGAGGCGTGTGTTAAGCAGTTGCGCAATATATCGCGATCGCGGAATTCGTACTGCAAAACCTCTTCGCAGCGGGCGAGGAGATCGTCGTCAAAAGAGGGTTCTGGATTTGCGGGCATCGATGTTCTACGTGGTGTCATACGGCCCGAGCGGCACAGAGGTTCTCGGGAGTTTGTTGCGTCGTAGTGCTAGGGTCGTCGTTGACACAGCGCGAACAGTTTTGAATTCGCCCATGCCCAACTAGAAAGATAAGCGACGCTGGGGCCGTTTGCTTGGTCTACTGTGTTGATTGCCTTTTAGGCATGAGAGTTGATGTCGCGAATTCGCGCTTCCGATCCGCTGGATTTTCAGGCGAAGTACATGACACTCAACACAGCCATAGAGCGTGGCTGTTCGTCTACTTTATTTTAATCACGCTCAACGATCAACCGGTAGTCGTTAGATGAAGTCACCAGTGGGGGCAAGCAATTGTTCGAGCGGGGTTATGGACGGCACTACCAAAGCGGTGTTGAGGGTCACTGAAAGAACGTGTTATCTCAATTCGGTTGGGGCGGGCGGGACACTTGGGAAATGAGATTTTCCCGGGTTTTTCCGCATGAAACGGGGGTTTCGTCCGGTTGAGAATTTTCAAACATTCCCAACACCCCGCCCCGTCTCCGTCGTAGTTAATAGACGTCAAGCCAATAGTAGTCGATCCGGCAAAATCGTCTGGCTGATAAACGACATTCAACTATAATGTCGATCCGCCGGTGAGTTTGGCGAATTCATTGATTCGCGAAGCATTGCTATTGGTGGAATCGACGAGTCCGGTTTGGCCGAATCCGGGTTGGCATACAATGAAGGATAAAATTATGACAAAATTTGTAAGAAATGGACAATGGATACTAGCGCTCTTCGGTGTGGCCTGTTTGGTTGGCGCAGCTGCCGTTATGGCCCAGCGTGAAACCGGTGGAGAGTCGCCGCTGGCGGCGGCGCAGAATTTTTCTGTCGCTATTCGTAATGCGTCTCAAAAATCGATGCCCAGCGTCGTGGCGATTGAAACAACCATCAAAGGGGGCGTGGCTCAAGGTGCCGATATTCAAGAATTGTTCAAAGGCACGCCATTTGGCGAGCAATTCAAAAATGATCCGCGGTATCGGCAGTTCTTCGGGCAAGGCGGAAAACGACAGATGCCTCGCCGTGAAGGACGCGGTTCGGGATTTGTGATTGATCCGTCGGGAATCATCATGACCAACAACCACGTCGTGCAAGATGCCGACAAGGTGGTCGTTCGCTTCCAAGATGGCCGTGAATATGTGGCCCGCGATATCAAACGCGATCCCAGTTCCGATATTGCAATCTTGAAAATTGATGCCGACCATCCGCTTCCAGCGCTCCCCATGGGGGATAGTGAAGACATTCAAGTTGGCGATTGGGTACTGGCCATCGGAAGTCCGTTTGGTTTAGATATGTCTGTGACTGCCGGAATTATCAGCGCCAAAGGGCGCGGCCAACAGATCGCGGAACGCGAATATTTTCTGCAAACCGATGCTGCTGTCAATCCGGGGAACAGCGGCGGTCCGTTGATCAATCTCAATGGTGAAGTCGTCGGCGTCAACGCGGCCATCTCGTCGCGTAGCGGTGGTTACGACGGTGTGAGCTTCGCCGTGCCGATCAACATGGCCAAATGGGTCAGTCAGCAATTGATCGCCAACGGGACCGTGCAGCGGGCCTATTTGGGCATCGCCATTCAGCCGGTCGACAATGATTTGGCTGACACGCTGAACATTTCCATTCGTGAAGGGGCATTGGTCTCCGATGTTTGGCCCGGGACACCTGCGGAAAAAGCCAAACTGAAACCAGGTGATGTGATCATCTCACTCAATGGACGCCGCGTGAACGGCACTCCGCTGTTACAACGAATTGTTGAGGAGTTGGAACTCGGAAAATCATATCCGTTGAAAGTCATGCGTGACGGAAAACAGCTCGAACTGACGATGGTCGCTGAAGCCATGCCGGAAAATTTTGGGAAACGGAGGATCGTCCCGGTTCGCGATCAGCAAGAATCCGCACCGGAATCGAAGGAGCAGAAAATCGTCGGCATGGACGTTCAGAAACTGACGCCCGAATTGGCCACACAACTTGGTATCAATGGTGACAACCCGCACGGCGTGGTGATTACCGGAGTCGAACCGGACAGTCCGGCCGATTACGCCAATCTAAAGCCTGGTACCGTCATTGAAAAAGTTGGCCCGACTGCGGTATCGACTCCCGACGAATTTGCGGACGCGGTCAAGAAAAACTCCACCGACAAGGGAGTTCTGTTGCACGTGCATCGTGGAGACCGCAAGTTTTTCGTAGTGCTCAAACCATAATCACAAGACGCGGTTAATCGCGTAAAAAACGACAACCGGGTTGCGGAGACATCGTAAGAGTCGACCGCAACCCGGTTGTTTTGTTTGAGTGCCGGCTTTAGATCGTGACCGGCTTGCCTAGCTTGCGCCGCAATACGGCCCATTGTCCGGCATGCATCACGGTGTGCATGCCTTGTAAGACCATGATGCTCCCGACCGTCGGGAAATGTGCGCGGAATTTTTCGGGCGCCGGTTCGTCAAAATCTGCATCTGTCATTGTGTCTAACACTTTGAGCGTCCCGGCCCGTTGTTCCTTCCGCAGCTTCATATATTCGTCTTTGGTGTGAAACTGCGCCGGGTCGTCGATTGAGGCGGTTTCCTTGGTATATTT
Coding sequences within it:
- a CDS encoding DinB family protein, yielding MDSRAAIRQSIELADMIADTYLGDLEDSELFIRPADSANHAAWQLGHLICSEHSLVSGLRPGSMPDLPEGFLDKYTKETASIDDPAQFHTKDEYMKLRKEQRAGTLKVLDTMTDADFDEPAPEKFRAHFPTVGSIMVLQGMHTVMHAGQWAVLRRKLGKPVTI
- a CDS encoding Do family serine endopeptidase translates to MTKFVRNGQWILALFGVACLVGAAAVMAQRETGGESPLAAAQNFSVAIRNASQKSMPSVVAIETTIKGGVAQGADIQELFKGTPFGEQFKNDPRYRQFFGQGGKRQMPRREGRGSGFVIDPSGIIMTNNHVVQDADKVVVRFQDGREYVARDIKRDPSSDIAILKIDADHPLPALPMGDSEDIQVGDWVLAIGSPFGLDMSVTAGIISAKGRGQQIAEREYFLQTDAAVNPGNSGGPLINLNGEVVGVNAAISSRSGGYDGVSFAVPINMAKWVSQQLIANGTVQRAYLGIAIQPVDNDLADTLNISIREGALVSDVWPGTPAEKAKLKPGDVIISLNGRRVNGTPLLQRIVEELELGKSYPLKVMRDGKQLELTMVAEAMPENFGKRRIVPVRDQQESAPESKEQKIVGMDVQKLTPELATQLGINGDNPHGVVITGVEPDSPADYANLKPGTVIEKVGPTAVSTPDEFADAVKKNSTDKGVLLHVHRGDRKFFVVLKP
- a CDS encoding phytanoyl-CoA dioxygenase family protein; this encodes MLDTPLTTDDIAAFHRDGFIVIPHLFDTEEIDLLGKIARADQLMAANASGRRDGEGGTVKLSISNELEEDIYAAFVRCPRLAGTMEQLLGGEVYHYHHKMILKEPLIGGAWEWHQDYGYWYNNGCLFPDMASCMVAVDRSSQANGCLQVLRGSHLMGRVNHITVGDQTGADPERVAVALERLELVYVELDPGSAVFFHSNLLHRSDQNKSVDPRWTLIACYNMARNDPYKESHHPRYSPLESWPDERIKELGRTQWEQMRSEV
- the rnc gene encoding ribonuclease III; protein product: MPANPEPSFDDDLLARCEEVLQYEFRDRDILRNCLTHASIATHRLASNERLEFLGDAILGGVVCEMLYLQFPDYPEGEMTRIKSIVVSRNSCAKVSTALGFQDFLLLGRGLSIHDTVPTSVMAAVLESIIAGVYIDGGWEPAHALVGRFMAPEIALASESHHGRNFKSLLQQHTQKLMGATPIYSLLDEQGPDHSKSFKVAAVIESQNYAAAWGATKKEAEQRAARNALHELEGKDIPHAAE
- the bufB gene encoding MNIO family bufferin maturase — translated: MSSPRLGYPNLGFGVGLRAVHYPYILKHHPNVDWFEIISENYIDSQGRPRYVLDQIAERYPLVMHGVSLSIGSTDPVDFEYLAKLKRLGAEINAVWISDHLCWTGVAGQNAHDLLPIPLNEETLAHVTERIRIVQDVLERPIVLENPSTYVTFAASTISEWEFLTRMAEQTNCGLLLDVNNIYVSCYNHDLDPREYLQAVPHDRVVQFHLAGHTNCGTHIIDTHDGHVIDSVWELYREAHHLTGGSSTLLEWDANIPEFPILHAEVLKAQRFMGKAEVATEQADLPDEVSWEASPQASTVPHPLSFINADVE